In Neodiprion pinetum isolate iyNeoPine1 chromosome 6, iyNeoPine1.2, whole genome shotgun sequence, one genomic interval encodes:
- the Arpc1 gene encoding actin-related protein 2/3 complex subunit 1A-B, with protein sequence MTETHSFGVSPITCHAWNKDRTQLALSPNNNEVHIYQRSSNGWKLLDILNQHDLRVMGIDWAPNTNRIVTCAVDRNAYVWTQGDDGKWKPTLVLLRINRAATCVKWSPLENKFAVGSGARLISVCYFEEENDWWVSKHIKRPLRSTVTALDWHPNNLLLVAGSADYKVRVFSAYVKDIEEAPQPGPWGTKSSLGTALAEFPNSPNGGGWVHSVAFSQCGNKVCWIGHDSSVCVADASKGNTVTRLRTEHLPFLSCIWVGPNSIVAAGHSCSPMLYALDDNGQLYFASKLDNTQRKEAGGLSAMRKFQSLDRQARIETTDTALDSIHQNAITCVRKLREDKFSTSGLDGQLVIWDLKTLENSIAGLKIV encoded by the exons atgaCGGAAACGCACAGTTTTGGTGTCAGCCCCATAACCTGCCATGCGTGGAACAAAGATAGAACGC AGTTGGCATTATCACCAAACAACAACGAAGTCCATATATATCAGCGATCTTCCAACGGATGGAAGTTGCTGGATATTTTGAATCAACATGATCTACGGGTTATGGGCATTGATTGGGCCCCAAATACTAACCGTATTGTAACTTGTGCGGTTGATAGAAATGCCTATGTATGGACTCAGGGAGACGATGGAAAGTGGAAACCCACTTTGGTTTTACTCAGAATTAATAGAGCCGCTACTTGTGTCAAATGGTCACCACTAG aaAACAAGTTTGCTGTTGGTTCTGGTGCAAGATTGATCTCTGTGTGCTATTTTGAGGAAGAAAATGATTGGTGGGTGTCTAAGCATATCAAAAGACCATTGAGATCAACAGTTACTGCACTAGACTGGCATCccaataatttgttattggTTGCTGGATCAGCTGATTACAAAGTCCGGGTATTTAGCGCTTATGTTAAAGATATTGAAGAAGCCCCACAACCTGGTCCTTGGGGAACAAAGTCAAGTTTGGGAACTGCATTGGCCGAATTTCCAAACTCTCCAAATGGAG GTGGATGGGTACACTCTGTTGCCTTTAGTCAATGCGGTAACAAAGTGTGTTGGATTGGTCATGACTCATCCGTTTGTGTTGCTGATGCTTCCAAAGGCAACACAGTTACACGCTTACGCACAGAGCATCTTCCATTTTTAAGCTGCATTTGGGTTGGGCCGAATTCCATCGTGGCTGCA ggACATAGTTGTTCTCCTATGCTCTACGCCTTGGATGATAATGGCCAATTATATTTTGCATCAAAACTGGATAATACTCAAAGAAAAGAAGCCGGTGGACTTTCGGCTAtgcgaaaatttcaatcgcTTGATCGCCAAGCACGCATAGAAACAACAGACACTGCCCTGGATAGTATTCACCAGAATGCAATTACTTGTGTACGAAAACTACGAGAAGACAAATTTAGTACAAGTGGGTTAGACGGACAACTGGTCATTTGGGATCTGAAG ACACTGGAGAATTCGATTGCCGGTCtcaaaattgtttga
- the LOC124222060 gene encoding ubiquitin-conjugating enzyme E2 W isoform X2, which translates to MSLMREPPPGVHVDGDQAGQNLTQWIIHMEGAKGTLYEGERFQLQFKFSSKYPFDSPEVTFIGGNIPVHPHVYSNGHICLSILTDDWSPALSVQSVCLSIVSMLSSCKEKKRPPDNSFYVKTCNKNPKKTKWWYHDDSV; encoded by the exons ATGTCATTGATGCGTGAACCACCTCCTGGTGTTCACGTAGATGGTGATCAAGCTGGCCAGAATCTGACACAATGGATAATCCATATGGAAGGAGCAAAGGGGACGCTATACGAGGGTGAAAGATTTCAGTTGCAATTTAAGTTCAGTTCCAAGTACCCATTTGATTCACCTGAAGTCACATTTATTGGAGGCAACATCCCTGTTCATCCACATGTCTACAGCAATGGTCATATCTGTCTGTCTATACTGACTGATGATTGGTCACCTGCTCTGAGTGTCCAAAGCGTCTGTTTAAGTATAGTTTCTATGCTGAGCAGTTGCAAAGAAAAG AAAAGGCCACCTGATAATTCCTTTTATGTGAAGACATGTAATAAGAATCCAAAGAAAACGAAATGGTGGTATCACG ACGATAGTGTTTGA
- the Cdk7 gene encoding cyclin-dependent kinase 7, which produces MTEKLRRYEKIDFLGEGQFATVYKARDTETDSIVAVKKIKVGSRAEAKDGINRTALREIKLLQELKHDNIIGLLDVFGHKSNVSLVFDFMDTDLEVIIKDNNIVLTSANVKSYMIQTLQGLEYLHFNWILHRDLKPNNLLVNSSGVLKIGDFGLAKFFGSPNRIYTHQVVTRWYRAPELLYGARLYGTGVDMWAIGCILAELLLRLPFLPGESDLDQLTRIFQTLGTPSDETWPGMTDLPDFIQFKPFPGTPLKHIFTAAGDDLLDLITSLLNVNPLERCTCDQALQMPYFSNKPPPTIGSKLPLPMTIRKEPEEKPSLKRKLLESMDGGSLAKRLQF; this is translated from the exons ATGACGGAAAAATTGAGGAGATatgagaaaattgatttcttgGGAGAAGGACAG tttGCAACTGTGTATAAAGCTCGAGATACCGAGACCGACAGCATAGTAGCTGTGAAAAAG ATCAAAGTCGGAAGCCGAGCAGAAGCAAAGGACGGAATTAATCGTACCGCCTTGCGAGAAATAAAACTCTTGCAAGAGCTTAAACACGATAATATCATTGGATTATTAG ATGTCTTTGGTCATAAATCCAATGTGTCGTTGGTGTTTGATTTCATGGATACAGACTTGGAAGTTATAATAAAAGATAATAACATTGTCTTAACATCAGCGAATGTGAAATCTTATATGATCCAAACCCTCCAAGGACTTGAGTATCTCCACTTCAATTGGATACTTCATAGAGACCTAAAACCCAACAATCTGCTTGTGAATAGTAGCGGCGTATTAAAAATAGGAGATTTTGGTCTCGCCAAGTTCTTTGGATCACCAAACAGAATATACACTCATCAAGTTGTTACTAGGTGGTACAGAGCACCAGAACTGCTGTATGGTGCTAGATTATATGGCACTGGCGTTGACATGTGGGCAATTGGTTGCATACTGGCTGAGTTACTGTTACGCCTCCCATTCCTCCCTGGAGAGTCAGATTTGGATCAACTAACGAGAATATTCCAG aCGCTGGGTACACCAAGCGATGAAACATGGCCTGGAATGACGGATTTGCCAGATTTTATACAGTTCAAGCCATTTCCTGGTACTCCACTGAAGCATATCTTCACTGCGGCTGGAGACGATCTGTTAGATTTAATCACAAGTCTGTTAAACGTTAATCCATTGGAACGCTGTACTTGTGATCAAGCTCTACAGATGCCTTATTTTAGTAATAAACCACCACCAACGATTGGATCAAAATTGCCTCTTCCCATGACTATCAGGAAAGAACCAGAGGAAAAACCTAGTCTCAAGAGAAAATTGTTAGAATCCATGGATGGAGGATCACTAGCGAAGAGACTGCAATTCTAG
- the LOC124222060 gene encoding ubiquitin-conjugating enzyme E2 W isoform X1 yields the protein MAAMSPSERRLQKELMSLMREPPPGVHVDGDQAGQNLTQWIIHMEGAKGTLYEGERFQLQFKFSSKYPFDSPEVTFIGGNIPVHPHVYSNGHICLSILTDDWSPALSVQSVCLSIVSMLSSCKEKKRPPDNSFYVKTCNKNPKKTKWWYHDDSV from the exons ATGGCGGCAATGTCCCCGTCCGAG CGGAGATTACAAAAGGAGTTGATGTCATTGATGCGTGAACCACCTCCTGGTGTTCACGTAGATGGTGATCAAGCTGGCCAGAATCTGACACAATGGATAATCCATATGGAAGGAGCAAAGGGGACGCTATACGAGGGTGAAAGATTTCAGTTGCAATTTAAGTTCAGTTCCAAGTACCCATTTGATTCACCTGAAGTCACATTTATTGGAGGCAACATCCCTGTTCATCCACATGTCTACAGCAATGGTCATATCTGTCTGTCTATACTGACTGATGATTGGTCACCTGCTCTGAGTGTCCAAAGCGTCTGTTTAAGTATAGTTTCTATGCTGAGCAGTTGCAAAGAAAAG AAAAGGCCACCTGATAATTCCTTTTATGTGAAGACATGTAATAAGAATCCAAAGAAAACGAAATGGTGGTATCACG ACGATAGTGTTTGA